Proteins encoded in a region of the Mucispirillum schaedleri ASF457 genome:
- a CDS encoding HD-GYP domain-containing protein produces the protein MAALKRIGVWDIQLGMVIVKCDKAGVPFNEYGRPLSNLGYIHSLHDYGVEHVYIWSETESTEKKEAAKKDDKTKAVEYKVAKDDDVNAILLSSAAELVHMLKENFTESMAGLKMGKAIDTPAIVDVVSDIIFMTSDNPEVFTKIALSEGMTKDEYTHGLNVCINAVSLGQAVGIKGKELHDLGLAGLLHDIGKVRVPEQILNKKANLSEYEMAALKRHPEYAGQVLQRYDNIGEDVINIIYQHHECCDGSGYPSGINAQYILKPSKVLAIAEAYNTILTYSPEFPRAFNNTDAIKKIYAEAGKKYQADIVKTFVSIMGVYPVGTAVTLSNGAIGIVCEVNKQDQARPKILMMPKDSPEKIELVNLKKHPAIKIVKEINNTELNINPFEIFNNFLQDRITHQVQKTE, from the coding sequence ATGGCAGCACTTAAAAGAATAGGTGTGTGGGATATACAGCTTGGTATGGTTATTGTCAAATGCGATAAAGCTGGTGTTCCATTTAATGAATATGGCCGTCCCCTGTCAAACTTAGGTTATATACACAGCCTGCATGATTATGGGGTAGAACATGTTTATATATGGAGCGAAACTGAAAGCACTGAAAAAAAGGAAGCAGCTAAAAAAGATGACAAAACAAAAGCTGTAGAATATAAGGTTGCAAAAGATGATGATGTTAATGCCATATTATTATCATCTGCTGCAGAACTTGTCCACATGCTTAAAGAAAACTTTACAGAATCTATGGCAGGACTCAAAATGGGAAAAGCTATAGATACTCCTGCTATTGTAGATGTGGTTTCTGATATTATATTTATGACTAGCGATAATCCTGAAGTTTTCACTAAAATTGCTTTAAGTGAAGGTATGACAAAAGATGAATATACCCATGGACTTAATGTATGTATTAATGCAGTATCTCTCGGTCAGGCAGTTGGTATCAAAGGAAAAGAGCTTCACGATTTAGGGCTGGCAGGACTTCTGCATGATATAGGCAAAGTAAGAGTGCCAGAGCAGATATTAAATAAAAAAGCTAACCTTTCAGAATATGAAATGGCAGCATTAAAAAGACACCCTGAATATGCAGGGCAGGTGCTCCAAAGGTATGATAACATTGGTGAAGATGTAATAAATATTATATACCAGCACCATGAATGCTGTGACGGCTCAGGCTATCCATCAGGTATTAATGCTCAATATATATTAAAACCATCAAAAGTATTAGCCATTGCAGAAGCATACAACACTATACTTACATACAGCCCAGAGTTTCCAAGAGCATTTAATAACACTGATGCTATAAAAAAAATATATGCAGAAGCTGGCAAAAAATATCAGGCTGATATTGTGAAAACTTTTGTATCTATAATGGGGGTATATCCTGTAGGGACAGCAGTAACATTAAGCAATGGTGCAATAGGTATAGTATGCGAAGTAAATAAGCAGGATCAGGCAAGACCAAAAATATTAATGATGCCAAAAGACAGCCCTGAAAAAATAGAACTTGTAAATTTAAAAAAACACCCTGCAATAAAAATAGTTAAAGAAATTAATAATACTGAACTTAATATTAACCCATTTGAAATATTCAATAACTTTTTACAAGATAGAATTACCCATCAAGTTCAAAAAACAGAATAA